The DNA region TTTATTTGAGTGGCTAAAGCAGGAAGCAATACCATTTATCAGAAAACTAAATAGCGAAAATAGTGCTTTCTTCATCGAAGAATGTGAAAGATTAGGTCCGAACGATCATTGTTCCCGAGCTTTATATGGCGTATACCAGCAATGGTTTTATGAGTATGTTCAAACACGAATGACAGAACAAACGTCGGTAAAATTTTTCAAAGATACTGTACGTGCAGTCCGAAGAGAGGGTGAACTTTTCCAAGTATACACCAAAGCTGTTGAGACAACTGCGGATAAGGTGATTTTGGCATTAGGTCATCAAGAAAATGAACTGACAGGGGAAATGAATAATTTAGCAGCATACGCCAGTGAACACCGCTTGTATTATTCTGCTCCTAAAAATGCTGCTGATGCTCATCTAGAAGCGGTCAAAGAGCAAAAACCGCTTTTGATAAGGGGACTAGGCTTGGCTTTTTTTGACTATCTTACCTTACTGACAAGTGATCGAGGTGGCACCTACACCGAAAAATCAGGAAAATTAGTTTATCATCCTTCTGGAAAAGAACCGAAAATCATTGCAGGAGCAAGACGGGGAATCCCATATCATGCCAGAGGATTAAATCAAAAAGGGTATGGGGAAGAATATCGTCCTCGTTTCTTAAAAGAGAAAAGCTTGAATCGATTCAAGCGTAAACAAAACCTATCTGCAGAGCAATTTTTCTTTTTGTTGAAAAAGGAAGTTGAATTTGCCTATTATTCGGTATTGCTCAAAGAACACTATCCAAAGGTAAATAGGAGTAAGTTTACAGACGATTTTATTCGGACCAAAGGGCATGAAACTGTTCTTCAGAAATTTGGGATCAAGGAAGAAGAGTGGTGGGATTGGTCTTTTCTTGAACAACCAAAACAAGCAATCAAAAAGAAGGAGTCTTTCAAAAAATTTATACAGGACTATTTATTATGGGATATTGAAGCAGCCAAAAAAGGAAATGTCTTCGGGCCATTTGCAGCAGCTTTAGATAGTCTGAAGGATTTGCGGGATGAAGTGCGCTTTATGCTGGATCATGACCTTTTTACAGATGACGAAACGAAAGAATGGCTATGGGATTGGTTTACGCCGTTGAATGCTTTCTTATCGATCGGTCCGCCGCTTGAGCGGATTGCCGAGTTAGAAGCATTGATCGAAGCAGGAATCGTGAATATTTTAGCAGGAGAAATGCAAATAGAAATGCGAAACGAAACATTTATCGCATTTCCTAAAGACGATCCAGAAAATGAATATGCGGCTCATTTTCTGATCGAAGCTCGTCTGCCAAAAACTGAAAATCAGCTGAGTTTAAACCTGTTAGTACAGCAACTTCTAAAAGATGGTTTAGGAACGATTCATTATTTGACCTTATCCTCTGGAGATATTTCTCCCACGGGTGCTCTTTTAGTAGATAAAAGAAACAGTCAAATGATCGGAGCGGATAAAAAGGTCATCAACGGTCTGTTCTGTTATGGGATTCCAACAGAGGGACTTCATTGGCTGACTGCGGCGACAGCTAGACCAGGTACGGATCCTTGGAATTTAAGAGAAGCTGATAGAATTGCCGAAACGATTTTTAACTGATATAGTAATAAAGCATGTGATTCGATTGATGAAAAAGGAGAGAAAGCTTATGCATAGCGGACAACAGAAATTTTTAGCGTTTTTCTTAGAAAATACATTATCAGAAAAACAAGAAGAAGCCAAAGCGATCCTTGTACAAAGTTTTGCTGATCAACAAACGAAAAAAATGACTTTAGAGGATTTCCATGCATTACAAGCAAAAGTACTGCCTTTGGTCAAACCTGAGAAACTGGCTGAAGTCAAAGGAACAATGGCGCACTTCTCAAGAAATTTATCCTAAAAAAGAGTAATACTAAAAGAGGTTGAGACAGAAGTGTTTAATCCCGAGAACCAAGTAGGTACTGTGCAACATAAACTCATTCTTCGTTGTGTTTTACAGCAATAAGAAAGAATTCACGAAAATTGTTTTGCCAATTTTTGTGAATTCTTTCTTATTTCCGAAGGGATTGCTTCTGCTCTCACCGTTTATCCGGATTACAGGTGACTGGGATTTGACTCGCAGAGTTTTGTCTCAGTCACTTTTGTGATCCTAAAGACTCTCATTAGAGTATCAACTTCTATTTTTTGATTAGATGGGTAATAGGATAAGGTTTACCAAATCCATCACGTTCATCTTCAGATTCAATAGTGAATCCATGATGTAGGTAGAACGCTTTTGCCTGTTCATTTTGGGTGTTGACATCAATTCTTTTTATCCCATCATTGTTGATCAAATGAGTGATTATCTTGCTGCCATATCCTTTTCCAATAAAATCCGGATCCAGAAATAACATCACTAACTCATCCTCATCGATTCCGCTAAAACCGACTACACACTCCTCATCGACCCATAAAGATAAATCGACACTTGCTAAACTTTCTGGAATGATTTTTTTATAAAAAGCCACATCTTCCTCTGATAAAAAATGGTGAGTCGCTTTTACAGATCGTTCCCACATTTCTATAATTAAATGATGATCTCTATTATTTGCTGTTCGTTTTTTTAACATCGTACATCCTCCGTTATTTGATTTTTTATCCTCTCCTTTCTGTTAGTAAAGTAATTATTTTCTGAGTATAGCCCCAATTAAAATAGCTGTACATTATAAAATCTCCTGTCTCACTTTTATTTATAATGTCTATCTTAAAGCGGATTGACCAGTCTGTCAATTGATGTAAAGGATGCTCGTGAGCTGTTGAAATTTCTTTCTATCAAGATTGATCAGGATCATCTGTTCAAAAAAAAGGACTGGGACACAACTCTACGAGTTACGACCTAGTCCTCTTTAAAACGAATAAACGGTGGAAGCAGAAGTAACTCCTGTCCATCTTCTTCACTTTAACGTGAAATACGTTTGCGCATTGCTTTTTTACGGTTTTCCTCGATCATATCTTCTTTTTCTTCAATCGGATCGATGACCGTTTTTTTGATCGTTGCAGCTAAGCCGGCTACTGCGGCACAAGTAACAGCAGTTCCTACTAGCATACCAGAAATAAATTTTTTCATAATGATAATGCTCCTTTCCATTCATTTAGACACTTCTATTATGAACTAAAAGTCAAAAAAAATCCAATAGCTTGAAAAGATCAAGGTAATTAAAACTATTGATAAAATTTAGTAAATATTTTATAATAAGTTTACTAAATGAAAAAGAAGGAGAATAGACATGAAAAAAGAGCTTGATCAATTATTTCGATCCACCTTTGGAAAAGAAGCACAAGAGAATTACTTTGCTCCAGGACGAATCAACTTGATCGGTGAACATACGGATTATAACGGAGGACATGTTTTTCCTGCCGCGATCACGATCGGGACATATGGTTTGGCTGGAAAACGTGATGATCGATTGATTCGCTTTTACTCAGAAAATTTTTCTGAGTTGGGAATCATTGAAGTTTCATTGGATGATTTGAGCTATGATAAAAGACATGATTGGACGAATTATCCGAAAGGAATGATCAAGTATTTGATCGATGCAGGCTATCAAATCGATCAGGGAATGGATCTTTTATTTTATGGAACGATCCCAAATGGAGCCGGGCTTTCCTCTTCTGCTTCCATAGAGCTTCTGATGGGTGTGATTGTAAACGATTTATTTCAACTGGAGGTACCGATGCTGGACTTAGTTAAAACGGGCCAAAAAGTGGAAAACCAATTTATCGGTGTCAATTCTGGGATCATGGATCAATTTGCGATCGGTATGGGACAAAAAGATCAGGCTATTTTGTTAGATACCAACACACTAGAATACGAAATGGTTCCAGCGGCTTTTGGTGATTATGTTATTGTGATCATGAATACCAACAAGCGTAGAGAGCTAGCTGATTCAAAATATAATGAGCGGCGTGCAGAGTGTGAGAAGGCGTTGCAGCTTTTACAGACACAGTTACCGATCGACTCATTAGGTGAGTTATCAGAAGAGACCTTTGAAGCAAACAAACAACTGATTTCGGATGAACGCTTGATTCGGCGGGCGAAACATGCAATTACAGAGAATCAACGAACGATCAAAGCAAAGAATGCGTTGGTTCAAAATGATTTAACTGCTTTTGGTCAATTGCTGAACGCTTCCCATGCTTCTTTAAGAGAGGATTATGAAGTAACTGGAGTAGAGCTGGATACACTAGTTTTTGCTGCTCAAGATCAACCAGGTGTACTTGGCGCAAGAATGACTGGAGCAGGTTTTGGCGGATGCAGTATTGCTTTGGTACAGAAAGAAAATGTTGAAGCTTTTACTCAAAAAGTGGGACAAATCTATTTAGACAAAGTAGGGTATTCGGCGGATTTTTACGTAGCAAAGATTGCTGATGGCGCAAAAAAGCAGTAAAATAGGAGCTATGTTAAAATGAAGAGGATAAGAAAATCCAAGGAGGCAATACCATGTCAATTTTAGTATTAGGCGGTGCCGGTTATATTGGTTCCCACGCTGTGGATCAATTAATTAATAAAAATTATGAAGTTATAGTCGTTGATAATCTTCAAACAGGTCATAAGCAGGCGGTTCATGAACAGGCTGTTTTCTACCAAGGAGATATTCGAGATAAAGCATTTATGCAGGATATTTTTAAGAAAGAATCGATTGACGGCGTCATTCATTTTGCAGCAAGCTCTCTTGTTGGTGAGTCGGTTGAAA from Enterococcus sp. 9D6_DIV0238 includes:
- a CDS encoding galactokinase; translation: MKKELDQLFRSTFGKEAQENYFAPGRINLIGEHTDYNGGHVFPAAITIGTYGLAGKRDDRLIRFYSENFSELGIIEVSLDDLSYDKRHDWTNYPKGMIKYLIDAGYQIDQGMDLLFYGTIPNGAGLSSSASIELLMGVIVNDLFQLEVPMLDLVKTGQKVENQFIGVNSGIMDQFAIGMGQKDQAILLDTNTLEYEMVPAAFGDYVIVIMNTNKRRELADSKYNERRAECEKALQLLQTQLPIDSLGELSEETFEANKQLISDERLIRRAKHAITENQRTIKAKNALVQNDLTAFGQLLNASHASLREDYEVTGVELDTLVFAAQDQPGVLGARMTGAGFGGCSIALVQKENVEAFTQKVGQIYLDKVGYSADFYVAKIADGAKKQ
- a CDS encoding GNAT family N-acetyltransferase — encoded protein: MLKKRTANNRDHHLIIEMWERSVKATHHFLSEEDVAFYKKIIPESLASVDLSLWVDEECVVGFSGIDEDELVMLFLDPDFIGKGYGSKIITHLINNDGIKRIDVNTQNEQAKAFYLHHGFTIESEDERDGFGKPYPITHLIKK
- a CDS encoding DUF3042 family protein; the encoded protein is MKKFISGMLVGTAVTCAAVAGLAATIKKTVIDPIEEKEDMIEENRKKAMRKRISR
- a CDS encoding FAD/NAD(P)-binding protein, with the protein product MKIAIVGGGPRGLSALERIIEWSRDEQVVQITMFDPYGPGGKVWRIDQSTSLLMNSVVSHVTLFTDETLSTAGPIAKGPNLFEWLKQEAIPFIRKLNSENSAFFIEECERLGPNDHCSRALYGVYQQWFYEYVQTRMTEQTSVKFFKDTVRAVRREGELFQVYTKAVETTADKVILALGHQENELTGEMNNLAAYASEHRLYYSAPKNAADAHLEAVKEQKPLLIRGLGLAFFDYLTLLTSDRGGTYTEKSGKLVYHPSGKEPKIIAGARRGIPYHARGLNQKGYGEEYRPRFLKEKSLNRFKRKQNLSAEQFFFLLKKEVEFAYYSVLLKEHYPKVNRSKFTDDFIRTKGHETVLQKFGIKEEEWWDWSFLEQPKQAIKKKESFKKFIQDYLLWDIEAAKKGNVFGPFAAALDSLKDLRDEVRFMLDHDLFTDDETKEWLWDWFTPLNAFLSIGPPLERIAELEALIEAGIVNILAGEMQIEMRNETFIAFPKDDPENEYAAHFLIEARLPKTENQLSLNLLVQQLLKDGLGTIHYLTLSSGDISPTGALLVDKRNSQMIGADKKVINGLFCYGIPTEGLHWLTAATARPGTDPWNLREADRIAETIFN